In Runella sp. SP2, the genomic window AAATACCCAAGATACTGTTGAAAATGTTCAAGCCAATCGGGCTATTTTTTTTCAACAATTAGGTATTGAAGAAACTCAGTTTGCGTCGTCGTTTCAGGTACACGGTGCCGAAGTGCAAATTGTGGAAAAAGGTGGCCGTGCTGAAGGGTACGACGCACTGGTGACCAATCAGCCAAATGTGTTTGTGGGAGTAACGGTGGCCGATTGTACCCCGATTTTGATTTTTGACTCAAAACAGTTGGCCGTAGGAGCCATTCATGCAGGTTGGCGCGGAACTGTCGCTGCGATTGTTCGCAAAACTTTGACAACCATGGCCGAAACTTACGGGACGCAAGCCAAAGATTGTTTTGCCTACGTGGGAACCTGCATCGACGAGTGTTCGTTTGAAGTAGGAGAGGAGGTAGCCGAGCAATTTGAAGCCGAATTCAAACGCTTTGATAAAGGGCTTAACAAATACTTCGTCGATTTAAAACGTGCCAATGCGGCTCAATTAGTCGCTTTTGGAATTCCAGAAAATCAAATAGAGATTTCTTCTTTTTCAACCATTACGCACAACGATACCTTTTTTTCTTATCGACTAGAAAAAGGTCAAACAGGCCGAATGTTGGCGGTTATTGGGCGAAAAGAGTAAACTAGAGAATTATTTTACAATGCAACATTCTTCATCTTCGTTAAAACTTTGGGTTAATCTTCTGTTGGTGTACGTAATTTGGGGCTCTACCTTTTTAGGAGTTCGCTATGCCCTCGAAACGTTACCGCCATTATTGACAAATACCATTCGATTTTTGGTGGGCGGTGTCCTTTTATTTGCCTTTACCTTGCTCAGAGGATACGGCATTCCTTCACTTAAACAATGGTTGTCGGCGGCTTGGGTAGGTGTGTTGTTGAGCGGTATCGGAAATTGTGCCGTGGCGTATGCCATTGGTTACATGCCGTCGGGGTTAGTGGCTTTGTTGGTTGCAACTTTGCCAGGCTGGATGGTGGGTTTGGATTATTATTTCTTTGCGCGTCAAAAACCCTCTTGGATTACCGTACTTGGGTTGGGCGTGGGGCTAGTTGGAATGTACATTCTGTTAAACCCATTTGGGCAAGAACATACCCGTGAAATCCCGCTTTGGCCAGCATTCATGGTATTTATTGGGTCAATCACTTGGGCGTGGGGGTCGTTGCAATCCCCTTATTTGGACATGCCACCACGTATGCAAACTACTGCCATTCAAATGCTGGGGGGAGGCGTTTTTTCGCTGATAATGAGCTTGGCATTAGAGCCCAAAATGAGTGAGTCCTTGTCGCACATGACGACCCAAACTTATTTTTCTTTGGCCTACCTTATCGTTATGGGGTCGTTTGTGGGGTATTCGGCTTATGTGTGGCTGCTGCACCATGCACCCCCAACGTTGACCGCTACCTATGCTTACGTCAATCCCGTTGTTGCCATCATTTTGGGGGCTTTGTTTATTCATGAAGTACCAAGTAGCCGATCGTTAGTAGCTTCGGCGGTGGTGTTGGCGGGAGTGGTTTTGATTACGTTGGGGCGTCGGTTTTCGGTAAAAAGCTAAAGTGATTGCTTTGTAAATAAATGGCCTTAGTCTCAACTCTATTGCATTAAAATGCGCAAAAGTCGAGGCTAAGGCTGAATAAAAATACCCACGCGTTTCTAATTTAAACGCTTATTTAATGAATGGGCCTGCAATGGCCAATACTTCTTCTTTTGTCAAAGGCTCGTCAAACGAATCTTGCGCAAATTTCATGGCTCTCATTTGAGAAGCATTGTTTTGGAACAATAGTTTTGGTTGCGAAAGCGCCACAATGTCAACCCCTGCGACGTGGGTCGTGTTGTTTTCACGCGCATAGATAGCGGCAGGAACTCCACCCGTGTTCATTTCGCTGGCATAGGCCGACATACTACGAATAATTCTAATTTCCCCAGCGTGACGAGCTTCTACGGAGTGAATACGGAGTGCAGCCTCTAAAATATCTCGGTTGCTTGCCAAGTTAGGCGCTTGCCCCTTGTAAGCACGAACCCCCGTGTCTTCAAATGCTTGCGCTAGGGTAAGAAATACAGGATAATTGGTGTAAGGATTGGGGAAAGCACCTTTGGCAGTAAAATCAAACTCAGGTTTTGCTACTGCACTAGCTCCCAATGCACTTTTAAGAAAGGTAACGTGTTGGGCTTCGTGTTTGGCAATTTCATTAATAAGCCCTCGGTCTGCCCCAAAGTTAAGACTAGAGTTCATCCCTTTCATGTAGAACTCCGCTTCAAGGTATTCTAGTACGAGAGCAAAGTTCAAAACATCGGTTATTGTGTTACTTTGCCCATAGGCTTTATTTAGTACACCCGCAAAAAAAAGGCCACTCGTTGCCGCTACAGCTGAGGTTGTCTTTAACATTTTGCGGCGCGAGTAGTTGAATTTCTCGGCGGCATCACCGTCTATTTTTTCAATGTCAGAAAGAATATTGAAGATATTCATGGTTTTACTGTGATTTAGGCGTTAGTGGTTGGTAAATTGGCTCCGCTCAATTTTTGCTTGATAAATCCTTGGGCTATTGGTAGCACTTCCGATGGTTTATACACAACGTCCAAACCATTTGAATCAGTCGTACCAAAACCGAAAGAATACGTAGAGCCAGGCAGAGGCAAGTACATGTGCCCCGTTACTGACGCGTGACGCGCTTCTACCGAAACAATTTTACCCGCAATTCCTATAATATCCGCGTTTTTGATGTATCGCGCCGCACCGTTATAAGCTCCTACTCCAGTGCTTTCTAGGATGTTAGCAATTTGAAAAACGTTGTTACGGTCATTGAAGTTGACCGTCGAAAAGTCAAAATCTAGGTCAGGAATGGCATTTGCTCCCAGTACTGCTCTGAAAAATTCGCGGTGTACCAATTCATGCTCTCTGATTTCTTGCAAGACTTGAAGCTCATCAAAGGTTAATCCTGCCGTTTTTTCTTGAGCAACAGTGTAAAAAGCAGTTTCTAATTGCTCCAAAGCATACGCATAATTAAGGATTCCAATGTCGCCTGCTCCCAAATCAATGGAGCCATCAGCATTTACCCTTGCCCCAGAATGGACCATCGAGCCACCAGTAGGTGAAAGGTCGAGGCTTTTTGAACAAGCCATCAAAAACGAAGTAGTAGATGCGGCAAAGATGCCCAAGTGGCGTAAAAATAATCTTCGCTCTGCAGAAGGAATGCTTGGAACCGTTGGCCCTTTGGCTTTTGTTTCTGAAATAGTTGATTTTTCCATAGAAATAAGGCATTGTAACGTTTAACTGCATTTGGAAATCAAATACATCCGTACATACGGTTGGCTTTCATCTGGCGGATTTAGGAGAAAAAAAACAGCCGTAAAAGAAGAGAATATTAAAAATATTGTAAATAAAATATTTAAAAGAAGACTATGTGTTTATATTCAGATAATCAGGTTGTTACACTAATTTAAGTTGTGTTTTTATTGTATTAAAAACATATAAAAAATAATTATTTTTTGTTAAAAATCTTTAAAATAAAAAATTGATGACACGTAGCGTAGCCATTTTTCTGTTCGACGAAGTCGAAGTTCTTGATTTTGCAGGGCCTTATGAGGTCTTTAGTGTAGCTGGTTTACGGACGCTCCCGCAGAAACCGTTTGATGTTTTTACGGTGGCGGAGAAGTCAGCGATTGTTGCACGAAACGGATTGAAAGTTACCCCTGACTTTACGTTTGAAAATATGCCAAAAGCCGATATAGTTTTGCTACCTGGTGGTGGTGGGTACACGGCTGATGGAGTTGCCTTTGGGAGTCGGCGGGAAATGGATAACCCAGTGGTGTTAGAATGGGTAAAAAAGCAAGCCGCCCAAGCTGAACTGATTTTGTCGGTTTGTACAGGCGCGTTGATTTTAGGAAATGCAGGGTTGTTAGAAGGCTTAAAAGCAACCACTCATTTTATGGCGCTTGGGTCATTAAGGGCCATTTCCCCGAACATTGAAGTGATTGAAAACGTACGTTACGTTGACAATGGTGCTGTTATTTTGTCAGCAGGAGTATCGGCAGGAATTGATATGTCGTACTATGTGGTGAGTAAGCTTATCGGAGCCGAAGTCGCTACCGAAGCTGCCCGTTATGCCCAGTACGACTATTGGCAATAAATGAAAGATAATCGAAACAAAGTGGGGCTAATTTGTAATTTTTCCAAAGTTTTAATACTTTGCTCAAGAATTCTCGTTTATTAGAATGACAAGCTAATTTATCCCTAGAAATGAGGGATAAAAAAAGTAACATAAACTTTCTAAACAAAAAAGCCACTTTAATATCTCAATCACCATGAAAAAATACCTTTACGCATCTCTCTTTTTCGCAGTAGCACTTTTGGCAGGCTGCTCGAAAACCGAACCTGAACCAGAACCTGCCGAACAGGTGATTGGAACATACAACGTTGACAAAATAACCGAGTCAATAAAATACGCTTCTGCGGCTTCTGAGATTTCTGAGACCATTTCTTTGCCAATCAAAGGGAACGGTTATGAACTAACTGCCGTATTGGACGTTGCCAAAAAAGCGTCGAACATTGTGACAATTGCCTTTGTTCAAACCGTAAAATATACCAATGGCCAAACTGAAAAAGATAGCGATGCGTTTGACAGCATTGAGTTGAAAAAAGTGGAGGGTACATCCGACTATGAAATGTTGGACACTGGCGTGAAGATTGGTACAATCGGAAACAATACCATCACTTTCGAGAACGTCTCAAATGACAAAGATAGCTTGGGAAGAGCCTATACTTATACTTTCCGTATGACGGGTAAAAAGTCGATTTAAGTAAACTTTTAATACTTTTGAAGGTTAGAAAGTTAGGAAAACGTTGCTTTTCTTTACTTTCTAACCTTTTTTCATTTTAATAATCCACATCTTATGAAGCGTCAATGGTGTTTGTGGTGGTTGGGGATGATGTTGATGGTTTCGGGTGTCCATGCCAACGACCAGCAGCGGTATTTGGCTTATCTTCAACTCAATTTGAGTCGGGCGGCAGATGCTGAACTCGACATGATGGAAGAGGCCGTAAAGGCAGGCTGTAATGCCGTTCACTTAACGATACATTGGGATTACGTGTATCCCTCGGCTACCTCTCAGCCCGATTGGAAAAAATACGATAGTCAAATTGCCTTGGCCCAGAAATTGGGTGTAAAAGTTGCGTTACGTATTTATTTGGGTCGCAATGAGGGCAGAATTGCAGGTTTTATGTCCAATGACGAACGGCAGCGCGACCAGCAAGGCCGTGCGTTGGTGTCTGGTTATGCGAGTACGTATTTTAGCTTTGCAAGTCAGCCAGCGGTTGATAAGGGCAATAGTTTTATCAAAGAAGTATGCGAGCGATACAAAACTGCGCAAGAGCAAGGTATTATTTCTTGGGTATCGGTGTGTTTAACTCCTACGCAAGAAACGGGATATTTCTTTGAAAATTCGCCCGAGGGATACGCGCAGCCCACTGTGTTTGATTATTCTCCTGCGATGAAGCGCGAGTTTCGGATTTGGCTAAGTCGAAAATACACCAAAATCGCCCGTCTCAATGTTT contains:
- a CDS encoding EamA family transporter, which encodes MQHSSSSLKLWVNLLLVYVIWGSTFLGVRYALETLPPLLTNTIRFLVGGVLLFAFTLLRGYGIPSLKQWLSAAWVGVLLSGIGNCAVAYAIGYMPSGLVALLVATLPGWMVGLDYYFFARQKPSWITVLGLGVGLVGMYILLNPFGQEHTREIPLWPAFMVFIGSITWAWGSLQSPYLDMPPRMQTTAIQMLGGGVFSLIMSLALEPKMSESLSHMTTQTYFSLAYLIVMGSFVGYSAYVWLLHHAPPTLTATYAYVNPVVAIILGALFIHEVPSSRSLVASAVVLAGVVLITLGRRFSVKS
- a CDS encoding ferritin-like domain-containing protein, producing the protein MNIFNILSDIEKIDGDAAEKFNYSRRKMLKTTSAVAATSGLFFAGVLNKAYGQSNTITDVLNFALVLEYLEAEFYMKGMNSSLNFGADRGLINEIAKHEAQHVTFLKSALGASAVAKPEFDFTAKGAFPNPYTNYPVFLTLAQAFEDTGVRAYKGQAPNLASNRDILEAALRIHSVEARHAGEIRIIRSMSAYASEMNTGGVPAAIYARENNTTHVAGVDIVALSQPKLLFQNNASQMRAMKFAQDSFDEPLTKEEVLAIAGPFIK
- a CDS encoding DJ-1/PfpI family protein produces the protein MTRSVAIFLFDEVEVLDFAGPYEVFSVAGLRTLPQKPFDVFTVAEKSAIVARNGLKVTPDFTFENMPKADIVLLPGGGGYTADGVAFGSRREMDNPVVLEWVKKQAAQAELILSVCTGALILGNAGLLEGLKATTHFMALGSLRAISPNIEVIENVRYVDNGAVILSAGVSAGIDMSYYVVSKLIGAEVATEAARYAQYDYWQ
- a CDS encoding ferritin-like domain-containing protein; its protein translation is MEKSTISETKAKGPTVPSIPSAERRLFLRHLGIFAASTTSFLMACSKSLDLSPTGGSMVHSGARVNADGSIDLGAGDIGILNYAYALEQLETAFYTVAQEKTAGLTFDELQVLQEIREHELVHREFFRAVLGANAIPDLDFDFSTVNFNDRNNVFQIANILESTGVGAYNGAARYIKNADIIGIAGKIVSVEARHASVTGHMYLPLPGSTYSFGFGTTDSNGLDVVYKPSEVLPIAQGFIKQKLSGANLPTTNA
- the pgeF gene encoding peptidoglycan editing factor PgeF: MSSVKIPSIFSPFKHLIAAESTRLGGVSSPPFSSLNLGINTQDTVENVQANRAIFFQQLGIEETQFASSFQVHGAEVQIVEKGGRAEGYDALVTNQPNVFVGVTVADCTPILIFDSKQLAVGAIHAGWRGTVAAIVRKTLTTMAETYGTQAKDCFAYVGTCIDECSFEVGEEVAEQFEAEFKRFDKGLNKYFVDLKRANAAQLVAFGIPENQIEISSFSTITHNDTFFSYRLEKGQTGRMLAVIGRKE